TATTGATGTGTACGCCACGATCACCTTCGGCTTGATTGGGCCAGAAGATCGCGACTTTTTCCGCAGCAGCTTTTTCTTCTGCTTCGTCACTGACCAGCATTTGCCCGTAATAATACGTGTTAGCAAGGGCGATGTCACATTGTCCTGATGCTGCCGCTTTGATCTGATCACGATCACCGCCTTCGGGGGGGCGTGCGAAGTTTTTCACGATGCCGTCTGCCCATGCCTGTGCTTTTTCTGTTCCTACAGTGGTAATCATGGAACCGATCATGGATTGGTTATAGATATTGTCGGAAGAACGTACACAAATACGACCTTTCCATTTAGGGTCAGCTAAATCTTCGTAGGTGGAAAGTTCTTCTGGTTTTATGTTGTCTTTTGCATAGAAAATCGGGCGAGCGCGAGAGGTTAAACCAAACCATTGATTGTCAGGGTCACGCAAGGCTGCGGGAATATCTTGTTGCAGTATAGCCGATTCCACAGGCTGCGTTAGTTGCATTGCGACTGCACGGTGGAGGCGTCCGGCATCAGCGGTCATGAGTAAATCAGCGGGAGTATTTTCACCTTCGAGTTTGAGGCGTTCCAAGAGCGCATCGTCTTTGCCGGTAACGAGATTGACGTTGATGCCGGTTTGTTCGGTAAATTTGTCAAACAGCGGCTTGATCAGTTGTTCCTTGCGAGCGGAATAGACATTGACTTCACCACCAGCCAGCACGGGAGTAGCAATGCTGGCAACCAGTAATGACAGGGCGATTTGCTTGAACATGGGGTCTGCCTTCGATTTGAATAAGAAAGATTCGCATTATCCACAATGCACATGATAATGCAAGCAGTTCTCATTTTATTGTGTACTTGGGTGTTGTATTATGAAGTTGGCTTCTTAGTGTTATGAAAGAGGAAAAACAATATGATTTTCAGACAGCTTTTTGAGCAAGACTCCAGCACTTACACCTACCTACTGGCTTGTGAACAGTCGGGCGAGTGCGTGCTGATTGACCCGGTGATCGACACGGTTGAGCGCGATCTGGCGGTATTGCAGGCATTGGGCTTGAAGCTGACCTACACGTTGGAAACCCATATGCACGCCGACCACCTGACCGGGGCGCGTAAATTTCGGGCTTACACCGGCAGTAAAATCGTCGTTCCAGCGATGGATAAACTGGCTTGCGCAGACTTGGGGGTAGAGGAAAATCAGGTGTTCCGGGTGGGGCAAATTGAGTTGCACCCGCTGTTTACACCGGGGCATACGGGGCATCACCACGCTTACCTGCTGGATAATGGGATGCAAAAAATCCTGTTTTCAGGTGATGCGCTGTTGATTGAAGCCTGCGGGCGCACGGATTTCCAATCGGGTGATCCCGTCAGCTTGTACCAGAGCATTACCGAGAAATTTTTTACCTTGCCCAATGAAACCTTGGTCTACCCAGCGCATGATTATGAAGGTCGGCAGATTACTACCATCGGACAGGAAAAAAATCGTAATCCGCGTGTGGGTAACAACACCTCGCAGGAAGCGTTTGTCGCCATCATGAACGGGCTGAATTTACCCTACCCACGCAAGATTGATTTCGCCGTGCCGGGTAATGAGTTGTGTGGGGAATGCCCTGACAATGTGCCGGAGCAGTATCGTGGTGCTTGTGAGATTGTGCAGTTGCCGCCGGAATTGCGTCGGGCGGTGAAAGCGGGCGATCAGGGG
The window above is part of the Thiothrix winogradskyi genome. Proteins encoded here:
- a CDS encoding Fe(3+) ABC transporter substrate-binding protein; translation: MFKQIALSLLVASIATPVLAGGEVNVYSARKEQLIKPLFDKFTEQTGINVNLVTGKDDALLERLKLEGENTPADLLMTADAGRLHRAVAMQLTQPVESAILQQDIPAALRDPDNQWFGLTSRARPIFYAKDNIKPEELSTYEDLADPKWKGRICVRSSDNIYNQSMIGSMITTVGTEKAQAWADGIVKNFARPPEGGDRDQIKAAASGQCDIALANTYYYGQMLVSDEAEEKAAAEKVAIFWPNQAEGDRGVHINISGAAVTKTAKNKDNAIKLMEFLVNDESQKWYAEANQEYPVKANIAPSEMLKGWGEFKADSVNLSELGKNNAEAVKILDKAGWK
- a CDS encoding MBL fold metallo-hydrolase gives rise to the protein MIFRQLFEQDSSTYTYLLACEQSGECVLIDPVIDTVERDLAVLQALGLKLTYTLETHMHADHLTGARKFRAYTGSKIVVPAMDKLACADLGVEENQVFRVGQIELHPLFTPGHTGHHHAYLLDNGMQKILFSGDALLIEACGRTDFQSGDPVSLYQSITEKFFTLPNETLVYPAHDYEGRQITTIGQEKNRNPRVGNNTSQEAFVAIMNGLNLPYPRKIDFAVPGNELCGECPDNVPEQYRGACEIVQLPPELRRAVKAGDQG